From a single Arachnia propionica genomic region:
- a CDS encoding cobalt-precorrin-6A reductase, with protein MKTLILGGTREGRDLADLLVTGGHEVITSLAGRVRRPAHIVGEVRVGGFGGADGLADWLLDNRIDRVVDATHPFAEQISTNAAMACRKTGTPLLRITRPSWASHPLAATWTWVDSHDDASKEAAGCGKVLLTVGKQSLDHYRNLPNVAARMVELPEEPLPVSWQPLLERGPFTIDSEKELLHNLGIDVLVTKDSGGSLTDAKLTAAGDLGVRVIVVRRAPVPKDVAQVATPQEALAWVNRTS; from the coding sequence GAGGGCCGCGACCTGGCCGATCTTCTCGTGACGGGTGGTCACGAGGTCATCACATCACTGGCTGGACGGGTTCGCCGACCGGCACACATAGTGGGCGAGGTACGGGTCGGCGGCTTCGGCGGCGCGGATGGATTGGCTGACTGGTTGCTGGACAACAGAATTGACCGCGTGGTCGATGCCACCCACCCCTTCGCCGAGCAGATCAGCACCAATGCGGCGATGGCCTGCCGAAAGACCGGTACACCGCTGCTACGGATCACCAGACCCAGCTGGGCCTCGCACCCGCTGGCCGCCACCTGGACCTGGGTGGATTCCCATGACGATGCTTCCAAGGAAGCCGCAGGATGCGGGAAGGTACTGCTGACGGTCGGCAAACAGTCGCTGGACCACTACCGGAACCTGCCGAACGTTGCGGCACGCATGGTGGAACTTCCGGAGGAGCCCCTTCCTGTTTCGTGGCAGCCGCTACTGGAACGAGGCCCGTTCACCATCGACTCCGAGAAAGAGCTGCTGCACAACCTGGGAATCGATGTACTGGTCACGAAGGACTCGGGCGGTTCCCTAACCGATGCGAAATTGACCGCCGCCGGTGATCTGGGCGTACGGGTGATCGTGGTGCGCCGCGCTCCGGTCCCGAAGGACGTTGCGCAGGTGGCGACCCCGCAGGAGGCCCTCGCATGGGTCAACAGGACTTCATGA
- a CDS encoding RloB family protein has protein sequence MKTVGVGQSPMRVLSRARKEMKQAKRNSEPFDWCCLLLDVDQHTDLDECLREASRDGIKVLVSNLKFEVWLVWHVTDLTSVEGTRELDRRVRKEDIMSGKHLNRRFPIHNHPQAVERTRRADPDLAVGRVGPNPSSAMPVLIDLMRTGIMKSC, from the coding sequence GTGAAGACGGTTGGGGTCGGGCAGTCCCCCATGCGGGTTCTCAGTCGTGCACGCAAGGAGATGAAACAGGCAAAGCGAAACTCAGAACCATTTGACTGGTGCTGCCTGCTGCTCGACGTGGACCAGCACACTGACCTCGATGAATGTCTCAGAGAAGCGTCGCGAGACGGCATTAAGGTTCTTGTCAGCAACCTCAAATTTGAGGTCTGGCTGGTGTGGCACGTGACCGACCTGACATCTGTTGAAGGAACCAGGGAACTGGATAGGCGCGTGAGGAAAGAAGACATCATGTCCGGCAAGCATCTCAACCGGCGTTTCCCGATCCACAATCACCCACAGGCAGTGGAGAGGACTCGCAGAGCAGATCCCGACTTGGCCGTCGGAAGGGTGGGGCCCAATCCGTCATCCGCCATGCCTGTGCTGATCGACCTCATGCGAACCGGGATCATGAAGTCCTGTTGA
- a CDS encoding ATP-binding protein gives MLLLSFSARNHRSLRDEAVLDFTRPSFRTLRPREGETWQKQTYPVAAILGANASGKSAIVDALWYARSAIKMSASGWLNQKTMPRDAFALDDSSMSASSEFAFDFVLDGVRHQYRFEIDDEGVVSESLFDLPGARRRRLLLRDSTGTVKLHPGLGSIGPVAKRELVLSRALQLGWGELEKIADGLLGGIMVLPLGEDHRRSTAKNLAEILLSPKGAGESSREYVVSLLQMADIGIVDAGLDEEVLPPELLEVKRHLNLVQQKLFGASDLVKSEESFPGFLDDVVRNLWFEHQGDGSRPGRLSLERQSAGTVAWLTLVIPAMVTLQQGGVLVVDEIDSSLHPHLVEMLIGFFVDEQKNPHGSQLICTTHDSYLLSPQSSVKLEPEQIWLTEKGNDGASELYSLADFPRHKGANVAKRYLSGRYGGVPSLAPSFLGRVLDLDGEPSAVQDAG, from the coding sequence ATGCTGCTACTCAGTTTCTCTGCGCGGAACCATCGCAGCCTGCGCGACGAAGCCGTCCTGGATTTCACCAGGCCGTCCTTCCGCACCCTCCGTCCCAGAGAGGGGGAAACCTGGCAGAAGCAGACCTACCCGGTGGCGGCGATCCTGGGAGCGAATGCATCCGGAAAGTCGGCGATCGTCGATGCCCTGTGGTACGCGAGGTCTGCCATCAAGATGTCAGCTTCGGGGTGGCTGAATCAAAAAACGATGCCGCGAGATGCCTTTGCGCTGGATGATTCCAGCATGTCAGCCAGCAGCGAATTTGCTTTCGATTTCGTACTTGACGGAGTGCGCCACCAGTATCGCTTCGAGATTGACGACGAAGGAGTGGTGAGTGAGTCGCTGTTCGATCTCCCTGGTGCTCGTCGCAGACGTCTGTTGCTGCGAGACTCCACCGGAACGGTGAAATTGCACCCGGGTCTTGGGTCGATTGGGCCGGTCGCCAAGCGTGAGCTCGTACTCAGCAGGGCTCTGCAACTGGGGTGGGGAGAGTTGGAAAAGATCGCCGATGGGCTTTTGGGGGGCATCATGGTGCTGCCGCTTGGTGAAGACCACAGGCGTAGCACGGCCAAGAACTTGGCAGAAATACTGTTGAGCCCTAAGGGTGCCGGGGAATCTTCCAGGGAATATGTTGTTTCTCTCTTGCAGATGGCGGATATCGGTATCGTCGATGCCGGTCTCGATGAAGAAGTGCTTCCGCCCGAGCTATTGGAGGTCAAGCGGCATCTGAACTTGGTGCAGCAGAAACTGTTTGGTGCCAGTGACCTTGTCAAGAGCGAAGAAAGCTTTCCAGGTTTTTTGGACGATGTGGTGAGAAACCTATGGTTCGAACATCAGGGGGATGGGTCGAGGCCGGGAAGGTTGTCTCTCGAACGCCAGAGCGCAGGAACTGTGGCTTGGCTCACGCTGGTAATCCCAGCGATGGTGACCCTTCAGCAGGGAGGCGTGCTGGTTGTCGATGAAATCGATTCAAGTCTTCATCCCCATCTGGTGGAGATGTTGATCGGGTTCTTCGTGGATGAACAGAAGAACCCTCATGGGTCTCAGCTGATCTGTACCACACACGACTCCTATCTGCTCTCCCCGCAGAGCAGCGTGAAGTTGGAGCCGGAGCAGATCTGGCTGACGGAGAAGGGGAACGACGGGGCCAGCGAGCTGTACTCACTTGCCGATTTCCCCCGTCACAAGGGAGCCAATGTGGCGAAGCGTTACTTGAGCGGCCGCTATGGTGGGGTTCCCTCGCTGGCACCCAGTTTCTTGGGACGGGTGCTCGACCTTGATGGGGAACCATCCGCGGTTCAGGACGCGGGCTGA
- the cobA gene encoding uroporphyrinogen-III C-methyltransferase, whose product MSGRVVLVGAGPGDPDLITVAGLKALREADVIVTDRLVPEALLAEAGETAEIISVGKTPRGEFTPQEKINEILIEQALAGRVVVRFKGGDPFIFGRGYEEWLACLAAGVPVSYVPGISSSIAGAGLAGIPITHRGVTQGYTVVSGHVPPGDERCDIDWDRLAGSGLTIVIMMGVLYLPLIAKRLVAAGLDPLTPAAMVENAGLPQMRVVRSTVGEISEAAKAEGMRPPAVTIIGEVAGLGI is encoded by the coding sequence ATGAGCGGTCGTGTCGTTCTTGTTGGTGCTGGTCCGGGCGATCCGGACCTGATCACGGTTGCCGGGTTGAAAGCCCTACGCGAAGCCGATGTGATCGTCACCGACCGTCTGGTTCCGGAGGCCCTTCTGGCCGAGGCCGGGGAAACTGCCGAGATCATTTCTGTCGGGAAAACCCCTCGCGGTGAGTTCACTCCGCAGGAAAAGATCAACGAAATCCTCATCGAGCAGGCCCTGGCAGGCAGGGTCGTGGTGCGTTTCAAAGGCGGCGACCCGTTCATCTTCGGGCGGGGCTACGAGGAATGGCTGGCCTGTCTCGCTGCTGGCGTTCCCGTCAGCTACGTGCCCGGCATCTCTTCATCCATCGCGGGTGCCGGGCTGGCAGGGATCCCGATCACCCATCGCGGTGTCACACAGGGCTACACCGTGGTTAGCGGGCACGTTCCCCCGGGCGACGAGCGCTGCGACATCGACTGGGACCGCCTGGCGGGATCCGGTCTGACCATCGTGATCATGATGGGGGTGCTCTACCTACCTCTGATCGCCAAACGCCTGGTCGCGGCCGGACTGGATCCGCTGACCCCGGCGGCCATGGTGGAGAACGCCGGCCTGCCCCAGATGCGGGTGGTGCGTTCCACTGTCGGTGAGATCTCGGAGGCCGCTAAAGCGGAGGGAATGCGTCCCCCGGCCGTCACGATCATCGGGGAGGTCGCGGGCCTCGGGATCTGA